From one bacterium Scap17 genomic stretch:
- a CDS encoding BCCT family transporter, whose product MRNTPAAGGGESASDAPRSGLFAKVNPPVFFGANAIVLMLVIFTAVFSGTAMSIFEAVQSWITNTASWFYILCVAIVLVSVVYVGFSRHGEIRLGPDHSLPDYSNVTWFAMLFSAGMGIGLMFFGVAEPVMHFLNPPTGTPEQVETAREAMKLTFFHWGLHAWSIYAIVALILAYFSYRHDLPLTLRSALYPLIGKRIYGPIGHAVDIFAIVGTVCGVATTLGYGVAQVNAGLSHLTGMPNNDWTQVAIIVVITGLATISVVTGLDKGIRILSEINLGLAVVLLLFVLLLGPTAFLLKAFVQNSGFYMADIVGKTFELYAYEPNDWIGGWTLLYWGWWMSWSPFVGMFIARVSRGRTIREFVIGVLFVPAGFTLLWMTIFGNTAISMILEQNVTALVDTVNDNYSLALFTFLEQLPLSSITSVIALVMVIVFFVTSADSGSMVVDMLASGGREDTPVWQRIYWAFAVGLLAIVLMLAGGLGALQTATIATALPFGMILLAAIFGLLRQLNLESVKRRSLSVNTAAATPMGEKGNWRKRAQHLMSFPTRAMVRGFLRGTVAEGMQELAEELRSQGLEVDVTTSRDRVYFNARHGEEDDFIYGVRIRSHLRPDLNLDQEDEGDEEDYCRAEVFLKEGGQSYDLMGYSKDQVINDLLEQYERHMHYLHQLRLSQSVGQ is encoded by the coding sequence ATGCGCAATACTCCTGCAGCGGGCGGTGGCGAATCCGCCAGTGACGCGCCGCGCTCCGGCCTGTTTGCCAAGGTCAACCCACCGGTCTTCTTCGGTGCCAATGCCATCGTATTGATGCTGGTGATCTTCACGGCGGTCTTTTCCGGTACCGCTATGTCGATATTTGAAGCGGTTCAGAGCTGGATTACCAACACGGCAAGCTGGTTCTACATCCTGTGTGTCGCCATCGTTCTGGTTTCGGTGGTGTATGTCGGCTTCTCACGCCATGGCGAGATTCGCCTGGGGCCGGACCACTCATTGCCGGACTACAGCAACGTCACCTGGTTCGCGATGCTGTTCTCGGCGGGCATGGGCATCGGCCTGATGTTCTTCGGCGTGGCCGAGCCGGTGATGCACTTCCTCAATCCACCGACGGGCACCCCGGAGCAGGTCGAGACCGCGCGTGAAGCGATGAAGCTGACCTTCTTCCACTGGGGGCTGCATGCCTGGTCGATCTACGCCATCGTCGCGCTGATTCTGGCCTACTTCAGCTATCGTCATGACCTGCCGCTGACGCTGCGCAGTGCCTTGTATCCCCTGATCGGCAAGCGCATCTACGGCCCGATCGGCCATGCGGTGGACATCTTCGCCATCGTCGGCACCGTCTGTGGCGTCGCCACTACGCTGGGCTACGGCGTGGCACAGGTCAATGCCGGGCTCTCGCACCTGACCGGCATGCCGAACAACGACTGGACCCAGGTCGCGATCATCGTCGTGATCACCGGCCTTGCCACCATCTCGGTCGTGACCGGCCTGGACAAGGGCATCCGCATCCTGTCCGAGATCAACCTCGGCCTGGCGGTGGTGCTGTTGCTGTTCGTGCTGCTGCTCGGCCCGACCGCCTTCCTGCTCAAGGCGTTCGTCCAGAATTCCGGCTTCTACATGGCGGATATCGTCGGCAAGACCTTCGAGCTCTACGCCTACGAACCCAATGACTGGATCGGTGGCTGGACGCTGCTCTACTGGGGTTGGTGGATGTCCTGGTCTCCGTTCGTCGGCATGTTCATCGCGCGTGTCTCGCGCGGCCGTACCATCCGGGAATTCGTGATCGGCGTGCTGTTCGTACCGGCCGGTTTCACCCTTCTGTGGATGACCATCTTCGGCAACACCGCCATCTCGATGATTCTGGAGCAGAACGTCACGGCGCTGGTCGATACCGTCAACGACAACTATTCGCTGGCCCTGTTCACCTTCCTCGAGCAGCTTCCGCTGTCGTCCATCACCTCGGTGATCGCGCTGGTGATGGTGATCGTGTTCTTCGTCACCTCGGCGGATTCCGGCTCGATGGTCGTTGACATGCTGGCCTCCGGGGGTCGTGAAGATACTCCAGTATGGCAGCGTATCTATTGGGCCTTCGCCGTTGGACTGTTGGCTATCGTGTTGATGCTTGCCGGTGGCTTGGGGGCGCTTCAGACCGCCACCATCGCCACGGCCTTGCCGTTCGGCATGATTCTGCTGGCGGCGATCTTCGGGCTGCTGCGTCAGCTCAATCTCGAGTCTGTCAAGCGGCGCTCGCTGTCGGTGAACACTGCCGCCGCGACACCGATGGGCGAGAAGGGCAACTGGCGCAAGCGTGCCCAGCACCTGATGAGCTTCCCGACGCGCGCCATGGTTCGTGGATTCCTGCGCGGCACCGTCGCGGAAGGCATGCAGGAGCTGGCCGAAGAGCTGCGCAGCCAGGGGCTGGAAGTCGACGTCACCACCAGCCGTGATCGCGTCTACTTCAATGCACGCCACGGTGAGGAAGATGACTTCATCTACGGCGTGCGCATTCGCTCTCACCTGCGCCCGGATCTCAATCTGGATCAGGAAGACGAGGGGGATGAAGAGGATTACTGTCGTGCCGAAGTCTTCCTCAAGGAAGGCGGTCAGTCCTATGACCTGATGGGCTACAGCAAGGACCAGGTCATCAATGATCTGCTCGAGCAGTACGAGCGTCATATGCACTACCTGCACCAGTTACGTCTGAGCCAGTCGGTCGGTCAATGA